Genomic segment of Truepera radiovictrix DSM 17093:
TCTTTAGCACCCTCTCACCCGCTTACGAGGGGGCGACCGAGAGCGCCTACGGCTGCGAGCAGGGCACCTCGATGGCAGCGCCCTTTGTCGCGGGGGTCGCGGCGCTCGTCTGGAGCCAGAACCCCGAGCTGAGCCGCGCCGAGGTCGAGGCGCGCCTCCTGTCGTCGACGCTCTTTACCGATGAGATGAACCCCGCCGAGTACGGCGCGGGCATCCTCTGCGCCGACCGGGCGTTGGGGGCCGACACGCTCTGCGGGAAGTGACAATTAACAAGACAAAAACATCTTGTGAGCTGTAAGGAAACCATTATGAGTGAATAATGTGATTTTGCTAAATTATAGATGTGGACATAATGTGTTGTAATAGTATACACTGCTCCTCATAGTAATGGTGCATTCGCTCCAGATAATACCGCTGCTTGCAAAAGCTCTTTCTTCTAAACCTAACTCAGAGCAGCGTCTGCAGAACGATGGCATATAGCATCTTCGAAGTGCCGCTCAATTTCGCACGGAAGCTTGATTCGAGAAGGGTAGCCGTTCATCATGGATAAAAGCGCTGTCCGCGACCAGCATTCTTGGAGCACCCTGAGTTATCTAAGTGGTGGCATTGCCTTACTCAGCACTTTGTTTTTAGATACAGATGTTTACCTGAGTACAAGTTCTGCAGTTCTCGCAATTATTTTCGGCGTTTGCGCGGTGAAACAGTTTAATTTATCAAGGGAGAAGAGGCAATGGGTGGCAATCTGCAGCATTGCTATTGGGAGTTTCGCAGTTTTAGCAAACATCATTAACTTAGTCGTCTATTACCTTGAGATTTAGGGCGGGGAGACCAACGGTTAGGTTTCCGAAGTTGACCCTGTGTTCGTGTGCGCGGTACTGAAAAAGTAATCTCAAACTTAACCACCACCGACTCGAAGTCGGTGTGATTGAAGAGCGCCACCTCTAGACCGCCGCCCACCCTTGCGTGTGAGGTAGAGATAGGCGCGGCGGCGCAGAGCGCTCCCTCAAGCCTCCTCCCCCGTCGCCACCGGGTTCTCTTCAAAGCTGCTCCAGTCGCTCCACGACCCCACGTAGAGCTTTGCCCCCCGCAACCCCGCCTCCTCCAACGCGAGCGCGTTGTGCGCCGCCGACACCCCCGAACCGCAGTAGAGGATGGTCTCGTCGGCCGCTTCGACGTCAGCGAAGCGCGCGCGGAGCGCCTCGGCGGGTTTGAAGCGGCCGCCCTCCAAGTTGCCCATAAAGGGCCGGTTGCGCGCCCCGGGGATGTGCCCGGCGCGCTTATCCAAGGGTTCGACCTCGCCGCGGTAGCGCTCGGGGGCGCGCGCGTCGAGCAGCAAGACGCCGGGGCGCCGCAGCTTGCTGCGCACCTCCTGCATGTCGGCGACCATCTCCGGGCGCACAGCCGGCGTGAAGGTCGCGGGGGGGTACGTGGGCACGTCTCGGGTCAGCTCGAGCCCCGCCGCCGTCCAGGCGTCCAGGCCGCCGTCTAAGACCTGCACCTGGTCGTGACCGACGTAGCGTAACAGCCACCAGAGGCGCGCCGCGAACATCCCGCCGCCCGCCGCGTCGTCGTAGGCCACCACGTGGGTGTCGTTGCCGATACCGCACGCACCGAGGGTCTGGGCGAAGCGCGCGGTGTCGGGGAGCGGGTGGCGGCCGCCGTGCTCACGCACGGGTCCCGAGAGGTCGTCGTCCAGGCTCAGGTAGACCGCCCCCGGAAGGTGCCCCGCTTCGTAGCGGCGGCGACCCAGCAGGGGGTCGGTGAGCGAGAAACGTACGTCCACGAGGCGCACCTGGGCGTCCGTTTGGAGCAGCGCGCGCAGCTCGGCCGCTTGGACGAGGTGGCTGTAACGCGTTGAGGCGGACATGGGTCCTCCTTCTTACAGTTGGGGCTTTAGGACTCGAGCTTGGCGACGGGCGTTTGGGGGGGCTTGGCGGGAGCGGCGGGCGGCACGCGGCGAAAGAGCCGCACGGTCAGCGCGAGACCGCAGGCGAGCAGGAGCGAGCCGAGCAAGAAGGGGGCGCCGGGGAGGTGAACGGGGGCGGCGGGGGAGGTAAAAAACCCGAACAGCCCCGCCGTGAAAACAACCGGTGCGACGACGCTCGTCAGGCTCGTCAAGGACGCCAACGCCCCCTGCACCTTCCCCTGCCCCTCCGGCGGGACCGAGCCCGCGACGAGCCCCTGGATGGCC
This window contains:
- a CDS encoding sulfurtransferase produces the protein MSASTRYSHLVQAAELRALLQTDAQVRLVDVRFSLTDPLLGRRRYEAGHLPGAVYLSLDDDLSGPVREHGGRHPLPDTARFAQTLGACGIGNDTHVVAYDDAAGGGMFAARLWWLLRYVGHDQVQVLDGGLDAWTAAGLELTRDVPTYPPATFTPAVRPEMVADMQEVRSKLRRPGVLLLDARAPERYRGEVEPLDKRAGHIPGARNRPFMGNLEGGRFKPAEALRARFADVEAADETILYCGSGVSAAHNALALEEAGLRGAKLYVGSWSDWSSFEENPVATGEEA